In the Arachis ipaensis cultivar K30076 chromosome B10, Araip1.1, whole genome shotgun sequence genome, one interval contains:
- the LOC107621825 gene encoding uncharacterized protein LOC107621825 isoform X2 yields the protein MATLPSKRLRLLLVAFLFLCFITTTAARSLRETVKSSLLSQNIDNKKVNSNVFDPKQEVHELATMDYTPAGKNPPIHN from the exons ATGGCTACGTTACCAAGCAAACGCCTTCGTCTTCTTCTTGTTGCTTTTCTATTCTTGTGCTTCATTACGACTACAG CTGCAAGAAGTTTGCGCGAGACAGTGAAATCATCATTATTATCTCAGAATATTGATAATAAGAAGGTCAACAGCAATGTGTTTGACCCAAAACAAGAGGTTCATGAATTAGCTACTATGGACTACACTCCTGCAGGGAAGAACCCTCCCAttcataattaa
- the LOC107621825 gene encoding uncharacterized protein LOC107621825 isoform X1 produces MAYNSAHGCIAATLCICCRRSAMCLQHHQFFNSMHKCLISAARSLRETVKSSLLSQNIDNKKVNSNVFDPKQEVHELATMDYTPAGKNPPIHN; encoded by the exons ATGGCCTATAATTCTGCTCATGGATGCATAGCAGCCACTCTCTGCATATGTTGTAGGAGAAGTGCCATGTGCTTGCAACACCATCAGTTCTTCAATTCTATGCACAAATGCCTAATATCAG CTGCAAGAAGTTTGCGCGAGACAGTGAAATCATCATTATTATCTCAGAATATTGATAATAAGAAGGTCAACAGCAATGTGTTTGACCCAAAACAAGAGGTTCATGAATTAGCTACTATGGACTACACTCCTGCAGGGAAGAACCCTCCCAttcataattaa